One Phoenix dactylifera cultivar Barhee BC4 unplaced genomic scaffold, palm_55x_up_171113_PBpolish2nd_filt_p 000026F, whole genome shotgun sequence genomic window carries:
- the LOC103712332 gene encoding uncharacterized protein LOC103712332, translated as MAMEVEDDAFFADLSKQIALLIMDDDDQEFPVQRPSLPIQGFPYIPQTIMPPPSGCEVAYRRESKGTGVFIPRSTLPRGKNKPGRSTPINTNSHKQPAKPGGAVSSVSSNKNIICSSYYSNSAVLKRHN; from the exons ATGGCCATGGAGGTAGAAGATGATGCTTTCTTTGCGGACCTAAGCAAGCAGATAGCTCTGCTAATTATGGATGACGACGACCAAGAATTCCCGGTGCAGCGTCCCTCGCTTCCAATTCAG GGATTCCCTTATATTCCCCAAACCATCATGCCACCACCATCCGGGTGTGAGGTGGCCTACAGAAGAGAGAGCAAGGGGACTGGAGTCTTCATTCCCCGGTCGACGCTCCCTAGAGGGAAGAACAAGCCTGGAAGATCCACTCCAATTAACACCAACTCCCACAAGCAGCCTGCCAAACCAGGAGGTGCAGTTTCTAGTGTCAGCAGCAACAAAAATATCATATGCTCTAGTTACTACAGTAACTCTGCTGTGCTCAAGAGGCATAACTAG
- the LOC120104560 gene encoding LOW QUALITY PROTEIN: protein EFFECTOR OF TRANSCRIPTION 2-like (The sequence of the model RefSeq protein was modified relative to this genomic sequence to represent the inferred CDS: inserted 1 base in 1 codon), producing the protein MSARLKREECLRTKHDSLFSKWKVLIGPSDWXDYSLGKDGVERYRIHNIPIYSACPGLYELGIASNLGVEDNRTRRRASEDVIVVYLGQADNVRTRLQQYGREGAHLDHRNLIISADKIEFPFTQSGPGLFKEIFSRGHSIMFRWVPMSSKKEAEKTEARLLKVFDYAWNKRGNGVCRREEILLKLDNAATSPISSAHRKLQQWKHTVFDKKEGIKINGSMPLDEVGSSDGRKGFLPEVLKFVTFRPRLVQGGDGIPGDHDICGVAISGGLVCRNKPVKGRKKM; encoded by the exons ATGTCTGCCAGATTGAAGAGAGAGGAGTGCCTGCGAACCAAGCATGATTCCCTCTTCTCCAAATGGAAG GTCCTTATTGGACCATCTGATT AGGACTACTCCTTGGGAAAAGATGGAGTAGAGAGGTACAGGATCCATAATATTCCTATATACAGTGCATGCCCTGGTCTCTATGAGTTAGGCATAGCTTCAAATCTTGGAGTTGAAGATAATAGGACTCGCAGGCGTGCTTCAGAGGATGTTATTGTTGTGTACCTTGGGCAAGCTGATAATGTTAGAACAAGGCTCCAACAATATGGCCGTGAAGGAGCTCATTTGGACCATAGAAATTTGATTATTTCTGCAGATAAAATTGAGTTTCCCTTTACTCAGAGTGGACCAGGACTGTTCAAAGAGATTTTCTCAAGGGGACACTCCATCATGTTCAGATGGGTTCCG ATGTCTAGCAAAAAAGAAGCTGAAAAGACAGAAGCCAGGCTGCTTAAAGTCTTTGACTATGCCTGGAATAAACGTGGCAATGGTGTCTGTCGCCGAGAAGAGATCCTCTTAAAGTTAGATAATGCAGCCACCAGCCCAATCTCATCTGCCCATAGAAAGCTACAACAGTGGAAGCATACTGTATTtgataagaaagaagggatcaaAATCAATGGAAGCATGCCACTTGATGAAGTGGGATCATCTGATGGTAGGAAAGGTTTTCTCCCAGAAGTGCTCAAGTTTGTTACTTTCCGTCCTCGATTAGTTCAAGGGGGTGATGGCATTCCTGGGGATCATGACATCTGTGGAGTGGCTATTAGTGGTGGATTAGTTTGTAGAAACAAACCagttaaaggaagaaaaaagatgTGA